Genomic segment of Paenibacillus sp. FSL R5-0623:
GTGACCGCAGTAAAGGCCGGGTTCACGGATGTAATAACACTGTTTGTATCTGTGATCAGAATGGCTTCAATGGTACTCTCCAGAATGCTCGCAGATAACTGAAGCTTCTCCTGGTAGAACATCCAGATCACAAGTACAAGACTGACCAACGCGATCTGAGACAAAGCCATGAAACCAATGGCATAATGACCGGTCATGCTGTACAACAAAGTCAACATCAACGGAGGGAAGAATCCACCCAACCCCCCCATAGCGGAGATCATTCCATTCGCTACACCTGGTTGTTTAACGAAATACATTGGCACTAATTTGAAAATGGTTCCGTTACCTGTCCCTGCGCATAATGCCACAGTCAGACATCCAATCGTATAGATATAGAATGATGGCGCGAAGGATAATACAATCGATGCGATTGTTAATCCGCCGAACACAAACATTAATATTTTGAACGGATTAAATCGATCTCCAAGCCAACCCCCCACGGGCCGCATAATGGTTGCAACGAGAATGAATCCCGCTGTACGAATACCTGCATCGACTTTATCCATCTGAAAGTGACTAACCAGGAAATTCGGCAAGTACACCGTAAATGCCACGAACGAGCCAAATGTCAGAAAATAAAACAAGCAGAGCAACCATAGTTTATTGTTGCGTGATATGGCCTTCAGTTGCTGCATTAAAGGAGCGTTAACTCGTACTTCCTGTTTGTCACCCAGAACGAAATTCAGCGCCGCCATCCCTAATAGCAAAATACTGTAGAGCAGAACCGTCGTAGACCATCCCATACGATCAGCGATCAGCGGGGCTCCGAATGCAGACAGTGCTGTACCCAGGTTACCAATTCCGTAGATCCCGTTAACAAATCCATGTCGCTCTTTCGGATAATATTTGGGCAGTGAAGTTACACCGACGGAGAAGACAGCTCCCCCAATACCGAGGAACAATCCACCAATCACCAGATCACTGAACGACGTCGCACGGCTAATCCACCATACCGGGGCCAGCAGCAGGACAAAGCTGATCATGAAAATATTGCGAGCTCCATATCGATTCGTCCAATAACCAATCGGAATACGGGCAATCGATCCGATCAATACGGGAATCGCTGTCGCCCACGCAAGCTGGGAAGACGTAAGCGCAATATCTTCTTTAATAAATGGCATCAGAGATGACAGGATAACCCATACCATGAAACCCAGAACCAGACTTGCCGTTTGCAAGGGCAGTTGAACCTTTCCTTTATGTTGCATCTACATCGCCCTTTCCTTTTTTTGTTCCTGATTCGGATACACAGCACCATCTCTTCTGCGATACAACACATAACTGCGTTTCAGATAACCCAGTGGCATACTCAACATGTGAACCAGACGTGTAAATGGAAACACGCAGTACAGTACAAAGGTAAGCAGAATGTGTACTTTGAAGTTCATCGGTACAGTCTGCATCAGAACGGGATCAGGCTGGAATACGATCAGACCGCGCAACCACGGATTAATCGTTGTTCGATAGTCAAAACCTGTGTGATTCACCGCATTAGCCGAGGTCGCCAGTATTCCGGTGACAATGACTATGATCAGCATGGCAAGTGCCATCCAGTCCCCGATGCTGCTTGTCGCCCGCACTCTGCGAGCAACATAACGGCGAACCAGCAAAATGACAGCACCTGCCAATGCAATGATCCCCGCAGGCAGTCCTCCTGCGATAGCCATCAAGTGATATCCTTCATCACTCAGTCCAATCCAGCGATAGAACTCCACTGGAACAAGCAAACCGGCAATATGTCCACAGATTACAGCGAATATCCCGATATGGAAGAGTAAACTGCCCCATTTTAGCATGCGTTTCTCCAACATCTCACTGGACTTGGACGTCCAACTGAAAGGATTCGTCACATAACGCCAGATTGTCGCCGTAATACAGAAAACAATGACCATATAGGGAAGAGCGCCCCATAACAACAGTTCCAGTGTACTCACCGATTCCCCCTCCTCATCTGGGCAGCGATCTGCATAAGATCTGCAGGTTGTTGGTTAACTGTCTCTTCTTGTTCTGGCACATCAGGGGCAGGAGGCTCAGGAATGACCTGTAACATCAGACTGAGCAGTGGTCCATATGGGCTGTTCTGTCCCGTAATGCTTTCGCTCATTGTGACCAACGCCTTATGGCAACTGGAGAGCACCCCTAAGGCATCTTCCTCGGGAGCCTCAGCTACAAATTCAAGCACCATAGGCAAATAGTCCGGCAACTCACTCACTTCCATATAAAATCCCGCAGCTTCATATCTGCGTTTCAATTCAATCAGAGCCGGGCCCCGATCCCGTTCATCTCCATGAAGAGCATACGTGAGATAGAGGTTACACTTTTTATCAAAATCGAATGTACGAACATAGGCATCCTGCCACTCAATCGAGCTTACCGACTGTGCTTCATCTACAAATGTCAGCAAGATCTGGTTCACCATCTCATCGGAAATGGACTGTATAGCTTCCTTCACTCCTTGCAGTCCTTCTCTCCACGCTGTATCCGGATATTGCAACAGGTAGGAGATCAGTTTACAGACCATTCTTCTCGTATTCGAATCGTAAACCAGAGCCTGACCTGTTCCCTCATTGGGTTCGATCGTCATCGTTGTCATTGTCTCCTTTCCCATCAAAATACCCCACAAGAACCAGGACCACCTGCAAAATCAAGTCCGCAGCTGCCCTGTTCGCTGAAGAGATCTTCCACTTCCTCACGGTGAGCTGGCGGGATGACAAAACGGTCATTATACTTCGCAATCGCGAGCAGTCGGTACATGTCCTCCACTTCCTGCGCATCCATGCCTACTCTTTCCAACAATGCCGATTCACTGGTCTTACCCGTCTGCTGATTACGCATGTGAATGCGCATAACGGCCATCTTCCGCAGGACC
This window contains:
- the narJ gene encoding nitrate reductase molybdenum cofactor assembly chaperone, with the protein product MGKETMTTMTIEPNEGTGQALVYDSNTRRMVCKLISYLLQYPDTAWREGLQGVKEAIQSISDEMVNQILLTFVDEAQSVSSIEWQDAYVRTFDFDKKCNLYLTYALHGDERDRGPALIELKRRYEAAGFYMEVSELPDYLPMVLEFVAEAPEEDALGVLSSCHKALVTMSESITGQNSPYGPLLSLMLQVIPEPPAPDVPEQEETVNQQPADLMQIAAQMRRGNR
- the narI gene encoding respiratory nitrate reductase subunit gamma; translated protein: MSTLELLLWGALPYMVIVFCITATIWRYVTNPFSWTSKSSEMLEKRMLKWGSLLFHIGIFAVICGHIAGLLVPVEFYRWIGLSDEGYHLMAIAGGLPAGIIALAGAVILLVRRYVARRVRATSSIGDWMALAMLIIVIVTGILATSANAVNHTGFDYRTTINPWLRGLIVFQPDPVLMQTVPMNFKVHILLTFVLYCVFPFTRLVHMLSMPLGYLKRSYVLYRRRDGAVYPNQEQKKERAM
- a CDS encoding MFS transporter is translated as MQHKGKVQLPLQTASLVLGFMVWVILSSLMPFIKEDIALTSSQLAWATAIPVLIGSIARIPIGYWTNRYGARNIFMISFVLLLAPVWWISRATSFSDLVIGGLFLGIGGAVFSVGVTSLPKYYPKERHGFVNGIYGIGNLGTALSAFGAPLIADRMGWSTTVLLYSILLLGMAALNFVLGDKQEVRVNAPLMQQLKAISRNNKLWLLCLFYFLTFGSFVAFTVYLPNFLVSHFQMDKVDAGIRTAGFILVATIMRPVGGWLGDRFNPFKILMFVFGGLTIASIVLSFAPSFYIYTIGCLTVALCAGTGNGTIFKLVPMYFVKQPGVANGMISAMGGLGGFFPPLMLTLLYSMTGHYAIGFMALSQIALVSLVLVIWMFYQEKLQLSASILESTIEAILITDTNSVITSVNPAFTAVTGYSAEEAVGQKPSLLKSGKQDKRFYDQLWLELREKGYWQGEIWNRKKNGEIYQEWLSITAIRNEAGEVKYYAGMFSDMGRPELTIA